The Aquiluna sp. KACHI24 genome contains a region encoding:
- a CDS encoding homoserine dehydrogenase, with translation MQTAYRAIRVALLGAGSVGANVARLMIENKQELAQRVGAEFEIAGILVRDAHQVRPGVPSELFTTDAEGLILSADIVIELIGGIHPAKEYVELALNSGADVITANKALIAAHGPQLFDLAEQLGAQLYYEAAVAGAIPIIRPLRESLAGDKVNRVMGIVNGTTNFILDRMESTGADFDEALAEATKLGYAEADPTADIEGYDAASKAAILASLAFHSEVPVEKVHREGITSVTALQMETARDAGYAVKLLAICERVDDGLVARVHPTLIPLDHPLAAVRGAYNAVFVEAESAGRLMFYGAGAGGPQTASAILGDLVSAAKRHLAGGPGLADSVHANLEALPVQRIQTRYQITLQVSDEPGVLASIASVFAEHGVSVETVSQSSATTGAALLTVMTHRASEQALEQVVSSLRSKNSVQQISSVIRVEGM, from the coding sequence ATGCAAACCGCATACCGAGCAATAAGAGTCGCACTCCTTGGTGCGGGCTCAGTTGGCGCAAACGTCGCTCGACTGATGATCGAGAACAAGCAGGAGCTGGCTCAGCGCGTTGGAGCTGAGTTTGAAATTGCAGGCATCTTGGTTCGCGATGCCCACCAGGTCAGACCAGGTGTGCCGAGCGAACTCTTCACCACTGACGCCGAGGGACTGATTCTTAGCGCTGACATTGTCATCGAACTCATCGGCGGCATTCACCCCGCGAAAGAGTATGTCGAGCTGGCACTCAACTCCGGTGCTGATGTGATCACAGCAAACAAGGCGCTCATCGCCGCGCACGGACCGCAGCTATTTGATTTAGCAGAGCAGCTTGGGGCTCAGCTTTACTACGAGGCTGCAGTTGCTGGAGCGATCCCAATCATTCGTCCGCTTCGAGAATCACTGGCTGGTGACAAGGTAAATCGAGTCATGGGCATCGTGAATGGCACGACTAACTTCATCCTCGACCGCATGGAGTCAACCGGGGCAGATTTCGATGAGGCACTGGCTGAGGCAACTAAGCTCGGTTATGCCGAGGCTGACCCGACTGCTGACATTGAGGGTTATGACGCAGCATCCAAGGCCGCTATCTTGGCTTCCCTTGCCTTCCACTCCGAGGTTCCAGTCGAGAAAGTGCACCGCGAGGGAATTACGTCGGTTACCGCTTTGCAAATGGAAACTGCGCGTGATGCGGGCTACGCGGTAAAGCTATTGGCAATCTGTGAGCGAGTGGACGATGGTTTGGTTGCCAGGGTTCACCCAACACTGATTCCGTTGGATCACCCGCTAGCTGCAGTTCGCGGTGCCTACAACGCAGTCTTTGTTGAGGCTGAATCCGCTGGCCGTTTGATGTTCTACGGTGCTGGTGCTGGTGGCCCACAAACCGCGTCGGCAATTCTTGGTGATTTGGTTTCCGCTGCCAAGCGCCACCTTGCAGGTGGGCCAGGCCTTGCGGACTCTGTGCATGCAAACCTAGAGGCTCTTCCGGTGCAACGCATTCAGACGCGTTATCAAATCACCCTTCAGGTGAGCGATGAGCCAGGTGTATTGGCATCGATTGCATCGGTGTTTGCCGAGCATGGCGTGAGCGTAGAGACGGTAAGTCAGAGCTCTGCAACCACCGGAGCAGCGCTGCTGACTGTAATGACTCACAGAGCCTCGGAGCAGGCACTGGAGCAGGTGGTCTCCTCGCTTCGCAGCAAGAATTCAGTTCAGCAAATTAGCTCGGTCATCCGAGTGGAGGGAATGTAA
- the thrC gene encoding threonine synthase yields the protein MAHQWRGVIREYFDRLPFTESDPIVTLGEGGTPLIEAPALAKLLDVGSVHLKFEGMNPTGSFKDRGMTTAVSKAKGKGAQAVIAASTGNTSAAAAAYAVKAGMQSVVLVPAGKISWGKLSQAVAHKAQILQVRGNFDDCLRLARELSEGYPVFLVNSVNPDRLQGQKTAAFEVFDALGYAPDLHAMPLGNAGNISAYHLGYREERDMGRISTLPKLWGIQAEGSAPFIKGSPVLKPETIATAIRIGNPASWDLAQEAKRDTDGAFGAVSDKEILWMHGFLSQEAGVFVEPSSATGAAGLYKAAKLGQLPKVNSIVVTVTGHGLKDPDWALKDERGRQIKPKKVTATASAVADILGLERNK from the coding sequence ATGGCTCACCAGTGGCGCGGCGTAATTCGCGAGTATTTTGATCGACTACCTTTCACTGAGTCTGACCCCATAGTCACCCTGGGCGAAGGCGGCACTCCGCTAATCGAGGCTCCGGCGCTCGCGAAGTTGTTAGATGTTGGATCGGTGCACCTCAAGTTCGAAGGCATGAACCCAACCGGTTCGTTCAAGGACCGCGGTATGACTACAGCGGTTTCAAAGGCGAAGGGCAAGGGCGCACAGGCTGTAATCGCAGCGTCAACCGGAAACACCTCTGCGGCTGCCGCGGCCTACGCCGTGAAGGCTGGCATGCAGTCCGTGGTTTTGGTTCCAGCGGGCAAGATTTCCTGGGGCAAGCTCTCCCAAGCAGTTGCTCACAAGGCACAGATCTTGCAAGTGCGTGGCAACTTCGATGACTGTCTGCGACTAGCCAGGGAGCTAAGCGAGGGCTATCCGGTCTTCTTGGTCAACTCGGTAAACCCAGATCGACTTCAGGGTCAAAAGACCGCCGCCTTTGAGGTATTCGATGCACTGGGTTACGCACCAGATTTGCACGCAATGCCACTTGGAAATGCCGGCAACATCTCTGCTTATCACCTTGGTTACCGCGAAGAGAGAGACATGGGTCGCATCTCGACGCTTCCCAAGCTCTGGGGTATCCAGGCTGAGGGTAGCGCTCCGTTCATTAAGGGATCTCCAGTTCTCAAGCCAGAGACCATTGCCACCGCTATTCGAATCGGTAACCCTGCATCCTGGGATTTGGCGCAAGAGGCAAAGCGTGACACGGACGGCGCATTTGGGGCGGTTAGCGACAAAGAGATTTTGTGGATGCACGGCTTCCTGTCGCAGGAGGCCGGAGTATTCGTTGAGCCATCGAGCGCGACCGGGGCTGCAGGTCTTTACAAGGCAGCAAAGCTAGGTCAACTGCCAAAGGTCAACTCAATTGTGGTCACCGTTACCGGTCACGGCCTCAAGGATCCAGACTGGGCCCTAAAGGACGAGCGTGGTCGCCAAATCAAGCCAAAGAAGGTGACTGCAACTGCGAGTGCGGTTGCCGACATCCTCGGTTTGGAGCGCAACAAGTGA
- the thrB gene encoding homoserine kinase → MALSFYDEYQAEVIESGLEIVVEGEGSGEVATDAGNLIYKTIQHVFQKVGEQLPALRIRCHNQIPHGRGMGSSGAAVAGGVMLASGLLSQKRSFSEQELLEFATDIEGHPDNVAPALFGGLTIAWKDESGPHHKKLIAHRGISPLVFVPPHQMSTKLARSLQPESVPHTDAVFNLSRSALLVAALTQSPELLFAATEDRLHQNYRASAMPETSALVAELRAAGHPAVVSGAGPSVLVLEPSPQDRLSAIAIAKENFPHWKALTLAVDYKGASVELQFGSGN, encoded by the coding sequence ATGGCGCTGAGCTTTTATGACGAGTACCAGGCCGAGGTGATTGAATCTGGGCTTGAGATTGTGGTCGAAGGCGAGGGGTCCGGTGAGGTTGCAACCGATGCCGGAAATCTGATTTACAAAACCATTCAGCACGTCTTTCAAAAAGTAGGGGAGCAACTACCTGCTCTCAGAATTCGCTGTCACAACCAAATCCCACACGGTCGCGGCATGGGCTCCTCCGGAGCTGCGGTTGCCGGTGGTGTGATGCTGGCCAGTGGACTCCTGAGCCAGAAGCGCAGTTTCAGCGAGCAAGAGCTCCTTGAGTTCGCAACCGACATAGAGGGTCACCCGGACAATGTTGCTCCAGCACTTTTCGGCGGCTTGACTATCGCCTGGAAAGACGAATCCGGACCACATCACAAGAAGCTGATCGCGCACCGTGGTATTTCGCCTTTGGTCTTCGTACCACCGCACCAGATGTCTACCAAGTTGGCTAGGTCGTTGCAGCCTGAGTCCGTCCCTCACACCGATGCCGTGTTCAACCTCTCGCGCTCTGCTCTGTTGGTTGCCGCGCTGACTCAGAGCCCCGAGCTACTGTTCGCAGCTACCGAGGATCGTCTCCACCAAAACTATCGAGCCAGCGCAATGCCGGAGACCTCTGCTTTGGTGGCCGAGCTTCGAGCTGCCGGACACCCGGCAGTCGTGTCAGGCGCCGGGCCATCGGTTTTGGTCCTGGAGCCATCGCCACAGGATCGCCTCAGCGCTATTGCAATTGCAAAAGAGAACTTTCCACACTGGAAAGCGCTAACGCTTGCAGTTGATTACAAAGGTGCTAGTGTTGAGCTGCAGTTTGGATCAGGCAACTAA
- the prfA gene encoding peptide chain release factor 1 gives MLDSLQGLRSEHAELQKQLSDASVHANPALAKKLNRRYAELSAILNAEANVIGLQDDIAAASELAKEDEAFAAELPGMQERLKEAQEKLRRLLIPRDPDDGRDVIMEIKAGEGGAESALFAADLLRMYMHYATSKGWKAEVLDRTESDLGGIKDVQVAIKSSATDPADGVWAHLKYEGGVHRVQRVPVTETQGRIHTSAAGVLVFPEVDEPEEVDINQNDLRIDVFRSSGPGGQSVNTTDSAVRITHLPTGIVVSMQNEKSQLQNREAAMRVLRARLLAAQQEAIEAEQSAARKSQIRTVDRSERIRTYNFPENRIADHRTGYKAYNLDQVMDGALEPIVQSAIKMDEEARLAALAGE, from the coding sequence TTGCTCGACTCGCTGCAAGGACTAAGGTCTGAGCACGCTGAGCTGCAGAAGCAGCTCAGCGATGCTTCAGTTCACGCCAACCCCGCGTTGGCAAAGAAGCTTAATCGTCGCTATGCCGAGCTATCTGCAATCCTGAACGCCGAAGCCAACGTGATCGGCCTGCAGGATGATATTGCAGCGGCTTCGGAGCTAGCCAAGGAAGACGAGGCTTTTGCCGCCGAACTTCCAGGCATGCAGGAGCGCCTCAAGGAAGCCCAGGAAAAACTGCGCAGGCTTCTCATCCCTCGTGACCCAGACGATGGGCGTGATGTGATTATGGAAATCAAGGCTGGTGAAGGTGGTGCCGAGTCGGCACTGTTCGCAGCCGATCTGCTTCGCATGTACATGCACTATGCAACCTCCAAGGGTTGGAAGGCAGAGGTCTTGGACCGCACCGAGAGTGATTTGGGTGGCATCAAAGATGTCCAGGTTGCAATCAAGTCATCAGCCACCGATCCAGCAGATGGAGTTTGGGCTCACCTGAAGTACGAGGGTGGGGTTCACCGCGTGCAGCGAGTGCCAGTGACTGAGACTCAGGGTCGGATCCACACCTCCGCTGCCGGAGTATTGGTGTTTCCAGAGGTTGATGAGCCTGAAGAGGTAGACATCAACCAAAATGACTTGCGCATCGATGTCTTCCGCTCTTCAGGTCCTGGTGGCCAGTCGGTGAACACAACTGACTCCGCAGTTCGCATCACTCACCTTCCAACCGGAATCGTGGTCTCGATGCAGAACGAGAAGTCGCAGCTGCAAAACCGCGAAGCGGCCATGCGCGTGCTAAGGGCTCGCTTGCTCGCTGCCCAGCAGGAGGCAATTGAGGCTGAGCAGTCGGCGGCGAGAAAGTCTCAGATTCGTACCGTGGACCGCTCCGAGCGCATTCGCACCTACAACTTCCCTGAGAACCGAATTGCCGATCACCGCACCGGATACAAGGCTTACAACCTAGATCAGGTCATGGACGGCGCCCTTGAGCCAATCGTGCAGTCAGCCATCAAGATGGACGAAGAGGCCAGACTCGCCGCGCTTGCCGGAGAGTAA
- the prmC gene encoding peptide chain release factor N(5)-glutamine methyltransferase, whose protein sequence is MRFVEALAFAKEELAKAGVASYEADAYWLICHAAEITKTELLTRMSFDLGLSDSAHAKFLEALQRRVLREPLQHITGAAAFLDFEVSVGPGVFIPRPETEVLVGVSLDLIKSKPNPNVFEVGSGSGIISIAIARARTDADVLALETSPEAIPYLRQNLLDLAPSVTLREGKFPDDSFDLVGSVDLLVSNPPYIPEGAVPLDPEVYLHDPELALYSGQDGLDLIRDLVSIGHELLVDGGVIALEHADGQSDAIVELLLAQGYKEVIAHKDLTDRFRTISARK, encoded by the coding sequence ATGCGCTTTGTTGAGGCTTTGGCCTTTGCGAAAGAGGAGCTAGCCAAGGCTGGCGTTGCCTCTTATGAGGCTGATGCTTACTGGCTCATTTGTCACGCTGCCGAAATCACCAAGACCGAACTTCTGACTCGTATGAGTTTTGATCTTGGGCTGAGTGATTCGGCGCATGCAAAGTTTCTAGAGGCACTGCAGCGCAGGGTCTTGCGTGAACCGCTGCAGCACATCACCGGAGCTGCTGCGTTTTTGGACTTCGAGGTTTCGGTTGGTCCCGGGGTTTTTATCCCTAGGCCAGAAACCGAGGTTTTAGTTGGTGTCAGTCTTGATTTGATAAAGAGCAAGCCCAATCCGAATGTCTTTGAGGTTGGATCTGGCTCGGGAATCATTTCGATTGCAATTGCCCGCGCTAGGACGGATGCCGATGTCTTGGCGCTTGAAACATCCCCGGAAGCCATTCCTTACCTGAGGCAGAATCTTTTGGATCTCGCTCCGTCAGTGACGCTGAGGGAGGGCAAGTTTCCAGATGACAGCTTTGATCTGGTTGGGAGCGTGGACCTGTTGGTCTCTAACCCTCCATACATTCCCGAGGGTGCGGTTCCATTGGACCCCGAGGTGTATCTTCACGATCCTGAATTGGCACTTTATTCGGGGCAGGACGGCCTGGATCTGATTCGAGACCTGGTAAGCATCGGGCACGAGCTATTGGTCGACGGGGGAGTCATCGCTTTGGAGCATGCCGACGGACAGTCCGACGCCATCGTTGAATTACTATTGGCGCAAGGGTACAAAGAAGTTATCGCCCATAAAGATTTGACTGACAGATTTAGAACTATCAGCGCTAGAAAGTAG
- a CDS encoding L-threonylcarbamoyladenylate synthase: MQKIYDCSVDVELLGGFRQAKVALDRSEVVVIPTDTVYGLAADAFSVKGVEQLLALKGRDRTSPPPVLIPKVETMSALATDLPLIANQLAAAFWPGALTMVLKAQLSLDWDLGDTRGTVALRVPDHKITLALLEDVGPLAVSSANLTGEPAAVTAQQAAEYFKEKVPVYLDAGSSPKGEASTILDLSQVRDGQPIRVLRKGAISLERIRSVIGDAQLQVD, from the coding sequence ATGCAGAAGATTTACGACTGCTCAGTGGATGTCGAACTTCTCGGCGGCTTTCGCCAGGCCAAGGTCGCCTTGGATCGCTCCGAGGTTGTAGTGATTCCTACCGACACTGTTTACGGTTTGGCGGCAGATGCTTTCAGTGTCAAGGGCGTCGAGCAACTACTTGCACTCAAGGGCCGTGACCGAACTTCACCTCCTCCGGTTTTGATTCCAAAGGTGGAGACCATGTCCGCGCTGGCCACCGATCTGCCTCTAATTGCAAATCAGCTGGCCGCAGCTTTTTGGCCAGGTGCATTAACCATGGTTCTCAAGGCTCAGTTGTCCCTCGATTGGGATTTGGGTGACACCAGGGGAACGGTTGCCCTTCGGGTCCCAGACCACAAGATCACACTTGCGCTCCTGGAGGACGTCGGACCGCTAGCGGTATCGAGTGCGAACCTCACGGGTGAGCCAGCAGCAGTGACTGCTCAACAGGCAGCGGAGTATTTCAAAGAGAAGGTTCCGGTTTACCTCGATGCCGGGTCGAGTCCTAAGGGCGAAGCATCAACGATTTTGGATTTGTCTCAGGTTAGAGATGGTCAACCGATTCGAGTCTTGAGAAAGGGCGCCATTTCACTCGAGCGAATTCGCTCGGTGATTGGTGATGCACAACTGCAGGTCGACTAA